In the Cucurbita pepo subsp. pepo cultivar mu-cu-16 chromosome LG17, ASM280686v2, whole genome shotgun sequence genome, ataatatgTCATATGAGCACATTTCATTGCCATGTTACTTCTACTAAGGGTTGTTTGTTTCTAGGCACCATACATGACCTTTCATTTAAAGCCCAGGGATTTTGTTAATGGTTTTTGAAATCTAGAAATCCCAATTCAAATCTTAAGGATCAACGTGAAATTTATGCTTATTAttgattagtttaaatttctttttagtgTGGTTACTTGATTTTACATGAATAATGTTGATGAATAAGTTCCAAAATAGAAATTCCAAAGTTTTCAAACAAAAGCAAACATCTTCTACTCATGAGAATATCTATGAGCGATGCCATGTAAAGATCGAACACAGAAGTTCTTTAATCTCATATATTTCATATCCAGACCCAGAGATCCTATTTCGTGCATCTCAATTTCACCTAAACATCTGAAACAAATGGCCTAAAGAGATTGCCTACTTATCTTGTCTAAAATAGAGATAAACTATTTGTAATTCTCAGCTTTTAGTTGTAAGTTTTGTTGCCCCTATTCACACTCTTTCACCTTAATCTGTCTGTATTTGTAAGAAAAGTTCTTCCTTTGAACTTGTTGAGTAATAATGTTTGTACAATCTCCAGATATAGATTTTCAGTTTCTGCTTTCTAGTGGAAATCCCAAGGTCTGGTTGATTTGCTCGACTCTTCAATGGGGGATGCTGAAAATGCAACATCTACAAAGAAGAGGGCTGCTGGAAGGGAACTATCACGTGATAACCCTGGgcttgatgatgaagatgatgtgTCTGAGCAAGCGACTGGAACATTCAAGCGGGCTAGTGATGAAGTGCTAGCCGGCAGAAGAATTGTCAAAGTGCGTCGTGGTCAGACTGCCTCTACCCCATCTTCTAATCCCTTTGCAGGAATACGCTTGGTACCTCCAACCGATAATAGTGGAAGTGCTTCAGAAGGTAAAAGTACTGCGCAGGCAGTTGGTGATAAAACAGGTTCAGATGAGGCAAATGGAAAGGATGTTTCCcatgaagagaaaaaggatGGAGATCATAATGATGAGCCAGCAGAACATAAAATTGACACATCAGAGGCTGAATCTGGTACAAATGTGCAGAATGTTGATCAGAATAGCACTATTGTAAGTGAATCTGCCATACCTAAGGTAGATGATTACTCAGTTGCTGAAagtaataaaattgaaaatgaagtgCAAGCCGGAGAAGATAAGACTAAAAATGAGGAACTTATAGGAGGTGATAATGCTGAGAATGATGCATGTGTTAGTGGCGGTAAGAATGAGAACGAGGATCCTGCACGAGGCaatgagaatgaaaatgaagaaccctgtgaaggaaatgaaatacaaaacaaagaaactggGGATCAAGAAAAggtagaaaatgaagaaaagaaagaaaagggaagtgAAGCCGATACTAGTAAGGAGGCTTCTCCGTTGAGCTCATTCCAACAACTGTCAAGTAGCCAGAACGCCTTCACAGGTCTTGCAGGTACCGGATTTTCGACTACTACGTTCTCCTTCGGTAATATACTCAAGGATGGGGCTGGTCTAAGTTCTAGTTTTGGTCTCTCTAATAATGGTAGCTCAGCCTTGTTTAATACTTCTTCCACTGT is a window encoding:
- the LOC111778649 gene encoding nuclear pore complex protein NUP50A-like, whose amino-acid sequence is MGDAENATSTKKRAAGRELSRDNPGLDDEDDVSEQATGTFKRASDEVLAGRRIVKVRRGQTASTPSSNPFAGIRLVPPTDNSGSASEGKSTAQAVGDKTGSDEANGKDVSHEEKKDGDHNDEPAEHKIDTSEAESGTNVQNVDQNSTIVSESAIPKVDDYSVAESNKIENEVQAGEDKTKNEELIGGDNAENDACVSGGKNENEDPARGNENENEEPCEGNEIQNKETGDQEKVENEEKKEKGSEADTSKEASPLSSFQQLSSSQNAFTGLAGTGFSTTTFSFGNILKDGAGLSSSFGLSNNGSSALFNTSSTVSKSEKSGFPSMQEVAVETGEENERVVFNADSILFEFLDGSWKERGKGELKVNVPTIGTGRARILMRARGNYRLILNASLYPDMKLTNMDKKGITFACMNSTSEGKDGLSTFALKFKDASIVEEFRAAVTEHKGKASSTVLKTPENSP